GAGAGGAAGCGTGCGCATTAGCGTGGTGATCCCCGCCCACAACGAGGAGGCCTACCTTCCTGGGGCCCTCGAGGCGGTTTGGGCCCAGACGCTCAGGCCCCTCGAGGTCATCGTGGTGGACAACGCCTCCACGGACCGCACCGGGGAGGTGGCGGAGGCCTTGGGGGCGCGGGTGGTCCGCTGCGGGAGGAAGGGGGTGGCCTACGCCCGGCAGGCGGGGCTTCTCGCCGCCCGGGGGGAGTGGGTGGCCATGACCGACGCCGACTCCCTGCCCGTGAAGGGCTGGCTGGAGCGGCTTGCGGCCCGGGCCGAGGGAGCGGTGGCCCTCTACGGGCCCTTGCGGTTTTACGGCGTTTCTCCCTGGGAGGCCGCCTTTTCCGAGTGGGGCTACCGGGCCTTTTTGAACCTCATGGCCCTCCTCGGCCGCCCCAACCTGGCCGGGGCCAACATGATGGTGCGTAAGGAGGCCGCCCTTCAGGTGGGGGGCTTCCCCGAGGTGGAGGCCCGGGAGGACGTCCTCCTGGGCTGGAGGCTCAAGGCCTTAGGCCCGGTACGCTACGTGCCCGAGGCCCTGGTCCTCACCTCGGCGCGGAGGCTGAAGGGGGGCTGGGTCCCCTTTCTCCTGCGGCAGGCTAGAAACCTCCTGGGCGATCCTCGAGGCTACTTCGGGGGAGGCGGGGAAAGGGAAAGATGAGCCTCCGGGGCTCGGTCCTGAGGATCTCGCTGGCCTCGTCGTAGACGGCCACGATCCTCTCGGCGATGG
The sequence above is drawn from the Thermus islandicus DSM 21543 genome and encodes:
- a CDS encoding glycosyltransferase family 2 protein → MRISVVIPAHNEEAYLPGALEAVWAQTLRPLEVIVVDNASTDRTGEVAEALGARVVRCGRKGVAYARQAGLLAARGEWVAMTDADSLPVKGWLERLAARAEGAVALYGPLRFYGVSPWEAAFSEWGYRAFLNLMALLGRPNLAGANMMVRKEAALQVGGFPEVEAREDVLLGWRLKALGPVRYVPEALVLTSARRLKGGWVPFLLRQARNLLGDPRGYFGGGGERER